The Leptospira kmetyi serovar Malaysia str. Bejo-Iso9 genome includes a window with the following:
- a CDS encoding adenosylcobinamide amidohydrolase: MIVNSDPKNKNSVESSTWLEIAFEEPHNVLSWAVIGCGWKEQIDNVLWHRVRNEDLTPDVDPIDYYQSRLLQRGESKNSVGFLTSAALENYSEIVLEKEGTRIRSVVTAGLGNAVCIGDDPFSFASFGTINILVQCSLPLDLSASLEAVSLIAEARTLAVLDSKVQSRVSRNSATGTGTDCIAFASPSRTSQTRYTGKHTLTGHLIGKAVYKSVYQGILNWKGSRIRTGVTS, translated from the coding sequence ATGATCGTAAATTCCGATCCGAAAAACAAAAATTCGGTCGAATCTTCGACTTGGCTCGAGATCGCATTCGAAGAACCGCATAACGTTTTGAGCTGGGCCGTCATCGGATGCGGCTGGAAAGAACAAATCGACAACGTCCTATGGCACCGCGTTCGAAACGAAGACTTAACTCCGGACGTGGATCCGATCGATTACTACCAAAGCAGGTTGCTTCAAAGGGGAGAATCCAAAAACTCGGTGGGATTTCTCACGAGCGCGGCTCTTGAAAATTATTCCGAAATCGTTTTGGAAAAGGAGGGAACTCGAATTCGATCCGTGGTCACGGCCGGACTCGGCAACGCGGTTTGTATCGGCGACGATCCGTTTTCATTTGCTTCCTTCGGAACGATCAACATTCTCGTACAATGTTCCTTGCCCTTGGATTTGAGCGCGTCTCTGGAAGCTGTTTCCCTGATTGCGGAAGCGAGAACGCTCGCCGTTTTAGACTCGAAAGTTCAAAGCCGCGTTAGCCGTAACAGCGCGACCGGAACCGGAACGGATTGTATCGCGTTCGCTTCTCCTTCCCGAACTTCACAGACTCGTTATACCGGGAAACATACGTTGACCGGCCATCTGATCGGCAAAGCCGTCTACAAATCCGTATATCAAGGAATTCTAAATTGGAAGGGAAGTAGAATTCGGACGGGAGTCACATCTTGA
- the cobM gene encoding precorrin-4 C(11)-methyltransferase produces the protein MKVYIIGAGPGDPELITLKGAKLVGTCPVVLYTGSLIPTAVIERARKDAIVLDSSNMTLDEILEVILRAKENNQDVARVHTGDPSIFGSTAEQMRRFDSLHIEYEIVPGVSSFTAAAAALGKELTLPEVSQTIIITRAEGRTPMPEKEKLEILAQSGATLTLFLSVLHIRKVVEQLIPFYGERCPVAVVQRATWPEQKILTGTLSDIAERVKTEKISSTAIIFVGPVLDCHDFADSKLYSADFSHGFRKAKRNR, from the coding sequence ATGAAAGTATATATCATCGGAGCCGGGCCGGGAGATCCGGAATTGATCACGCTCAAAGGAGCAAAACTTGTGGGAACCTGTCCCGTCGTTCTTTATACGGGGTCTTTGATTCCGACCGCCGTCATCGAAAGAGCGAGAAAAGACGCAATCGTATTAGATTCTTCGAATATGACTTTGGACGAAATTTTGGAAGTGATCCTACGTGCAAAAGAAAACAACCAAGACGTGGCCCGGGTTCATACCGGCGATCCTTCCATCTTCGGCTCGACCGCGGAGCAGATGAGAAGATTCGATTCTTTGCATATAGAATACGAGATCGTTCCCGGAGTCAGTTCGTTTACGGCCGCGGCCGCGGCTTTGGGAAAAGAACTCACGTTGCCCGAAGTTTCACAAACGATCATCATCACACGAGCCGAAGGGAGAACGCCCATGCCGGAAAAGGAAAAACTCGAAATTCTCGCGCAATCCGGAGCGACGCTGACCTTGTTTTTAAGCGTTCTTCATATCCGCAAAGTCGTGGAACAGCTGATTCCTTTTTACGGAGAAAGATGTCCGGTCGCCGTGGTTCAAAGGGCGACCTGGCCCGAACAAAAAATTCTCACAGGAACGTTAAGCGACATCGCGGAACGCGTAAAGACCGAAAAAATCTCATCGACCGCTATCATATTCGTCGGTCCGGTTTTGGATTGTCACGATTTTGCGGATTCAAAGCTTTACTCGGCCGATTTTTCACACGGATTCCGAAAGGCAAAACGAAACCGATGA
- a CDS encoding histidine phosphatase family protein gives MKKTLYLIRNSDIGLNFRFKYVGRLDPILSPQGIEDAKSLGNYCKDTFYSSNEQIYLSPSKRSVQTWKEMGLDSFSEPICVPALQEIDFGNWEGKSFSELEQTHPEELLRWAAAPSLFSFPSGESFQAFVDRIDFIASFLKESSASKIVLVTHGGVISTLICLLIGIHPSSYIHFQVKSSSVSSVEIFSNGSALLTSLNQYSAKRRCEWPI, from the coding sequence TTGAAAAAAACGTTATATCTCATACGAAACTCGGATATCGGTTTAAATTTTCGGTTTAAATATGTGGGCCGTTTGGATCCTATTCTTTCTCCACAAGGAATCGAAGACGCAAAATCTCTTGGAAACTACTGCAAAGATACATTCTATTCTTCGAATGAACAAATTTACCTGAGCCCTTCAAAACGAAGCGTTCAAACCTGGAAAGAAATGGGACTCGATTCTTTTTCGGAGCCGATTTGTGTTCCCGCTCTGCAGGAAATCGATTTCGGAAACTGGGAAGGGAAGAGCTTCAGCGAGTTGGAACAAACACATCCGGAAGAGCTTTTGCGATGGGCCGCCGCGCCTTCTCTTTTTTCCTTTCCAAGCGGTGAATCCTTTCAGGCATTTGTGGATCGCATCGACTTTATCGCGTCCTTTTTAAAAGAATCGTCCGCTTCCAAGATCGTGCTCGTTACACACGGAGGAGTAATCTCGACGCTGATCTGTCTTTTGATCGGAATTCATCCTTCTTCTTACATCCACTTTCAAGTAAAAAGTTCGTCCGTTTCTTCCGTCGAAATTTTTTCAAACGGTTCGGCTCTTCTTACGAGCCTCAATCAATATTCCGCAAAAAGGAGATGCGAATGGCCGATATAA
- a CDS encoding cobyrinate a,c-diamide synthase — protein sequence MDVLNDSNGSIDIPRIVIAGTGSGVGKTTIVLALTQAFQKRGMSVATFKCGPDYLDPTYHARATGKTCHNLDGWLMGKESVLNTFHQACHNADIAIIEGVMGLFDGHSPNSETGSTAEIAKWLGAPVLSVVDASGMARTVAALLQGLKAFDPELKLAGAFTNFIGSKSHIQLLKDASNDIPVFGGFSKHPEHAFPERHLGLYSASEENLSEERFHFWGNLAEEWLEIDSVLKIAKSAPKIDVPISSTNTVTTRCRIGIALDSAFHFYYEENLMRLKEAGAELIFFSPISDSKIPEADGLYFGGGYPELFAESLSENVSMLNDIREFAYKNKPIYAECGGLMYLSQEIERVDGESFPMLGLIPGKVKMGEKLKALGYVEVVTETRTIFGEAGLRFRGHQFRYSDFEPKESSEKELKFAYKLRRRRGNEVVEEGYQNRSILASYVHAHWASNPTLPRGFVQSCREVRR from the coding sequence ATGGACGTTTTGAACGATTCAAATGGATCCATCGACATTCCGAGGATCGTAATCGCAGGCACGGGAAGCGGCGTGGGTAAAACGACGATCGTTCTCGCGCTTACACAAGCGTTTCAAAAAAGAGGAATGAGCGTGGCTACATTCAAATGCGGTCCCGATTATTTGGATCCGACGTATCACGCTCGAGCCACCGGCAAAACTTGTCACAACTTGGACGGTTGGTTGATGGGAAAAGAATCCGTTCTCAATACTTTTCATCAAGCGTGTCATAACGCGGACATCGCGATCATCGAAGGTGTGATGGGATTGTTCGACGGACATTCTCCGAATTCGGAAACGGGTTCGACCGCGGAGATCGCAAAATGGCTGGGCGCTCCCGTACTCTCCGTCGTCGACGCAAGCGGAATGGCGAGAACCGTCGCGGCTCTATTACAAGGTTTGAAAGCGTTCGATCCGGAACTGAAACTCGCGGGAGCCTTTACGAATTTTATCGGAAGCAAATCGCATATACAACTTTTAAAGGATGCCTCGAACGATATCCCCGTGTTTGGCGGATTTTCAAAACATCCCGAACATGCGTTTCCCGAAAGACATCTCGGATTGTATTCCGCTTCGGAAGAGAATTTGTCCGAAGAACGATTTCATTTTTGGGGAAACTTAGCGGAAGAATGGTTGGAGATAGACTCCGTTTTAAAAATAGCGAAATCCGCTCCTAAGATCGACGTCCCGATTTCTTCGACAAATACCGTAACGACCCGTTGCAGAATCGGAATCGCATTGGATTCCGCATTTCACTTTTATTACGAAGAAAATTTAATGCGACTGAAAGAAGCCGGAGCGGAGTTGATCTTTTTTTCTCCGATCTCTGATTCTAAAATTCCCGAAGCGGACGGGCTTTATTTCGGAGGAGGTTATCCCGAACTGTTTGCGGAATCCCTTTCCGAAAACGTTTCGATGTTAAACGACATTCGAGAATTCGCATATAAGAATAAACCCATATACGCGGAATGCGGCGGGTTGATGTATCTTTCCCAAGAGATCGAGCGAGTCGACGGAGAAAGTTTCCCCATGCTGGGCCTTATTCCAGGCAAAGTAAAAATGGGTGAAAAACTCAAAGCGCTCGGATATGTGGAAGTCGTCACGGAAACACGAACCATCTTCGGTGAAGCCGGGCTCAGATTCAGAGGTCATCAATTTCGTTATTCCGACTTTGAACCAAAAGAATCGTCCGAAAAAGAATTAAAGTTCGCGTACAAGCTACGGAGAAGAAGGGGCAACGAGGTCGTCGAAGAAGGCTATCAAAATCGTTCGATTCTCGCTTCTTATGTGCACGCACATTGGGCCTCCAATCCGACATTACCTCGGGGATTTGTTCAAAGTTGTCGCGAGGTTCGGCGATGA
- the cobO gene encoding cob(I)yrinic acid a,c-diamide adenosyltransferase, with protein MNSSSNKETRGLVIVNTGNGKGKTTAALGIVFRALGRGMKCGVVQFLKGKWETGERKFAKTIPELDFHVMGLGFTWDSDDLDKDKQAAKEAWARSANMILTGHHNIIILDEITYAFHYGWLAPEEVLQTLKQRPAHVHVVITGRNCPELILDYADLVSVIEVKKHPYQSGIPAQKGIDF; from the coding sequence ATGAATTCTTCCTCGAACAAAGAAACGAGAGGACTCGTGATCGTAAACACGGGAAACGGAAAAGGAAAAACGACTGCCGCACTCGGAATCGTGTTCCGCGCCTTAGGAAGAGGAATGAAATGCGGAGTGGTTCAATTCTTAAAAGGCAAATGGGAAACCGGGGAACGAAAATTCGCGAAAACGATTCCGGAACTCGATTTTCACGTTATGGGTTTGGGATTCACCTGGGACAGCGACGACTTGGATAAGGACAAACAAGCGGCAAAAGAGGCTTGGGCCAGATCGGCGAACATGATTCTAACAGGACATCATAATATTATAATACTCGACGAGATCACTTACGCGTTTCATTACGGATGGCTGGCTCCGGAAGAGGTTCTGCAAACTCTGAAACAAAGACCCGCGCATGTGCACGTAGTGATTACGGGAAGAAATTGCCCCGAACTGATCCTCGATTACGCCGATCTAGTCAGCGTTATCGAAGTCAAAAAACATCCGTATCAAAGCGGGATTCCCGCGCAGAAGGGAATCGATTTTTAA
- the cobU gene encoding bifunctional adenosylcobinamide kinase/adenosylcobinamide-phosphate guanylyltransferase, which translates to MADIILVTGGCRSGKSKFALNLAEESEGKKIFVATCPNLDEEMNQRILKHKEERNGLSWKTIEEEFDLLQVLNSECVGDRSVVLIDCLSLWVNNLLYRSSKEKTTCDESNIQNLCLSLIRSIQNSSLEKAIFVSSEVGLGLVPENKTGRIYRDLLGTCNQTIARKSSEVYFMVSGLPLKIKTKESNKIGAN; encoded by the coding sequence ATGGCCGATATAATCCTAGTCACGGGCGGATGTAGAAGCGGAAAAAGTAAGTTCGCATTAAATTTAGCGGAAGAATCCGAGGGGAAAAAAATTTTCGTCGCCACCTGTCCGAATCTGGACGAGGAGATGAACCAAAGAATTCTAAAACACAAAGAGGAAAGAAACGGACTTTCTTGGAAAACCATCGAGGAAGAATTCGATCTTTTGCAAGTATTGAACTCGGAATGTGTAGGCGATCGATCCGTTGTTCTTATAGATTGCCTCAGCCTCTGGGTCAACAACCTTCTTTATCGATCCTCGAAGGAAAAAACAACATGCGACGAATCGAATATTCAAAACTTATGTTTGTCTTTGATTCGTTCGATTCAAAATTCTTCTCTGGAAAAAGCGATCTTTGTTAGTAGCGAGGTCGGCTTAGGACTCGTTCCCGAAAACAAGACCGGGAGAATCTATCGGGATCTTCTCGGAACCTGCAATCAAACAATCGCGCGGAAATCGAGCGAAGTATACTTTATGGTAAGCGGCCTACCGTTAAAGATCAAAACGAAAGAATCGAACAAGATCGGAGCGAACTGA